In one window of Musa acuminata AAA Group cultivar baxijiao unplaced genomic scaffold, Cavendish_Baxijiao_AAA HiC_scaffold_1111, whole genome shotgun sequence DNA:
- the LOC103994388 gene encoding uncharacterized protein LOC103994388, whose protein sequence is MAFSQTARIGACVFCLGFISFLLAIFAETSKPPFGTPIQAKDAVICKFPDDPSILLGTLSVVTLVLAAIAGHVAVYFPYKGKSVPRNALFGSATLSTFFVLAEVLTVLALVMLLWTTISESLHRSRNVHRDLTTQCPTAKTGLFGGGAFLALDAALFWLVCQMLTLNARSDYLDEDDTKGEYVDVCTTEFDVAERHLPTA, encoded by the exons ATGGCCTTTAGTCAGACCGCTAGAATTGGAGCTTGTGTGTTTTGTCTTGGGTTCATCTCCTTCTTACTCGCTATATTTGCAGAAACCTCAAAG CCTCCCTTCGGAACTCCAATCCAAGCAAAGGATGCAGTAATCTGCAAATTCCCAGATGATCCATCCATCTTACTGGGGACTCTATCTGTCGTCACACTCGTTCTAGCTGCCATTGCAGGGCACGTTGCTGTTTACTTCCCTTACAAGGGCAAGTCGGTCCCAAGAAATGCTTTGTTTGGGAGCGCTACCTTGTCTACATTCTTTGTCCTCGCCGA GGTACTCACGGTTCTGGCTTTGGTGATGCTGCTGTGGACTACCATCAGCGAAAGCCTCCACAGGTCTCGCAACGTGCACCGTGATCTCACCACGCAGTGCCCAACCGCGAAGACGGGGCTCTTCGGCGGTGGCGCCTTCCTCGCCCTCGATGCCGCTCTCTTTTGGCTTGTTTGCCAGATGCTAACACTGAATGCGAGGTCGGATTACTTGGACGAGGACGACACCAAGGGAGAGTACGTTGACGTCTGCACCACCGAGTTTGATGTCGCCGAGAGGCATCTCCCCACCGCGTAG
- the LOC135666610 gene encoding WUSCHEL-related homeobox 3B-like, which produces MPQSPSSRWCPTPEQLMILEEMYRSGVRTPSAQQIQQVTAHLSNYGRIEGKNVFYWFQNHKARERQKLRRRLSRHYQLLCSGHSLPHHQLYCMQDATAFPHSLHHATPTHSLHLESNGGLNLLEKMEISNAEEAPETNYEAFGHEWTSMMMLPNRRSLRTLDLFPTTSTGLKDECATSKPSSSTSIN; this is translated from the exons atgcctcAGTCGCCTTCTAGTCGGTGGTGTCCGACGCCAGAGCAACTGATGATACTGGAGGAGATGTACAGGAGCGGGGTGAGGACCCCAAGTGCTCAACAGATACAGCAAGTAACAGCACATCTCTCCAACTATGGCAGGATAGAGGGCAAGAACGTGTTCTACTGGTTCCAAAACCACAAGGCTAGAGAGAGGCAGAAGCTTCGAAGGAGGCTTAGCAGGCACTACCAACTTCTTTGCTCGGGCCACTCACTCCCTCATCACCAGTTGTACTGCATGCAGGACGCTACTGCTTTCCCTCATTCGCTCCACCATGCGactccaactcactcccttcatcTG GAGTCAAACGGAGGGCTGAATCTGCTAGAGAAGATGGAGATCAGCAACGCCGAAGAAGCACCAGAAACGAATTATGAAGCCTTTGGCCATGAATGGACGTCCATGATGATGCTTCCGAACCGTAGATCTCTCAGGACTCTCGATCTCTTCCCAACTACGAGCACCGGCCTCAAGGATGAGTGCGCCACATCCAAGCCCTCATCTTCTACATCGATCAACTAA
- the LOC103994385 gene encoding uncharacterized protein LOC103994385 encodes MSLICEEDERREQRECFDGLRSRESGNSKRCEWVGVRAYLYVVGRRRDCWELEVIRAAGDGRPVLTGTSGYGSLRWHIVQTSKVLSYISERNVTVSIHDIFFQKISFLLRPHTVVSVHVLDRQPPFGTPIQAKDAVICKFPDDPSILLGTLSVVTLVLAAIAGHVAVYFPYKGKSVPRNALFRSATLSTFFVLAEVLTVLALLMLLWTTISESLHRSRNVHRDLTTQCPTAKTGLFGGGAFLALDAALFWLVCQMLTLNARSDYLDEDDTKGEYVDVCTTEFDVAETHLPTA; translated from the exons ATGAGCTTGATTTGCGAGGAAGATGAAAGAAGGGAACAGAGGGAGTGCTTCGATGGCTTGAGATCGCGGGAGTCGGGAAACTCGAAGCGGTGCGAATGGGTTGGCGTTCGAGCGTATTTATACGTGGTGGGAAGGAGACGAGATTGTTGGGAGTTGGAGGTGATACGGGCCGCTGGAGATGGACGGCCAGTATTGACTGGAACTTCTGGATACGGATCACTGAGGTGGCACATAGTAC AAACCTCAAAGGTCCTTTCTTACATCTCAGAACGAAATGTTACAGTGAGCATCCATGATATTTTCTTTCAGAAAATTTCTTTTCTTCTTAGACCTCACacggttgtttctgttcatgtgcTTGATCGACAGCCTCCCTTCGGAACTCCAATCCAAGCAAAGGATGCAGTAATCTGCAAGTTCCCAGATGATCCATCCATCTTACTGGGAACTCTATCGGTCGTCACACTCGTTCTAGCTGCCATTGCAGGGCACGTTGCTGTTTACTTCCCTTACAAGGGCAAGTCGGTCCCAAGAAATGCTTTGTTTCGGAGCGCTACCTTGTCGACATTCTTTGTCCTCGCCGA GGTACTCACGGTTCTGGCTTTGTTGATGCTGCTGTGGACTACCATCAGCGAAAGCCTCCACAGGTCTCGCAACGTGCACCGTGATCTCACCACGCAGTGCCCAACCGCGAAGACGGGGCTCTTCGGCGGTGGCGCCTTCCTCGCCCTCGATGCCGCTCTCTTTTGGCTTGTTTGCCAGATGCTAACACTGAATGCGAGGTCGGATTACTTGGACGAGGACGACACCAAGGGAGAGTACGTTGACGTCTGCACCACCGAGTTTGATGTCGCTGAGACGCATCTCCCCACTGCGTAG
- the LOC135666606 gene encoding uncharacterized protein LOC135666606: MPVEEALPGSSKRPLSYSPSRSPASTRLFGVPPRRPALQTSAVKKPPEPLRRAVADCLSPAAPHLHGNPSTLASEAARILRDFMANPSTTDMAYTMLVEHALAERDRSPAVLPRCVAFLKFYLLRYVPKVSTLRQIDLFCMNAIAECESVNSRRVPMLTKSSTQRSKSSSTVSNACVPSLPRPNFASASLMKSLNYVRSLVARHTPKLSFQPVMQTTASTSAKQLLPTLSSLLTRSFTSQLSPEVVSSKDALEIKEPSGPSASALSNIEEVDGEGNKYIFSDVLKWRWPGEGEYRMSCLTKESCGVMRSQDIHTHSFLEVGAAGLLVGDIETKIKDHSWMYSVTHNLRDTDLLWPSTTTMATNFSSSNSHLKAITAFKRMKPGPHQVWANIPVSTFHPRVRPLFQYRHYSEQQPLKLSLAEIHEVIAEVCSESTTSNANTLIATSQSNHISQPATDVAISVLIKLVIDMYMLDPGTATPLALYMLEGMLGSQRVASRARAFDFILNLGVHAQLLEPMLLEDPQSSEVVKPLQEPYINNEEQPGTPGKMNNESSMQQRIFSAVDNFESWLLVILFEILRLLVQIDEREEIVWASALSCLFYFVCDKGHILRRRLDGLDIRVRNILLYPHCNSAG, encoded by the exons ATGCCGGTGGAGGAGGCGCTGCCGGGATCGTCGAAGAGGCCGCTGAGCTATAGCCCATCGCGGAGTCCGGCGAGCACGAGGCTCTTCGGGGTGCCGCCACGGAGGCCTGCGCTGCAGACGTCGGCGGTCAAGAAGCCACCGGAGCCGCTCCGTAGGGCCGTCGCGGACTGCCTCTCGCCCGCCGCCCCCCACCTACATGGGAACCCCTCGACCCTCGCTTCTGAGGCGGCGAGGATCCTCCGG GATTTCATGGCTAACCCTTCAACCACTGACATGGCTTATACCATGCTTGTAGAACATGCACTGGCAGAAAGAGATCGGAG CCCAGCAGTACTTCCAAGATGTGTGGCATTCTTGAAGTTCTATCTTCTTCG ATATGTGCCAAAGGTTTCAACATTGCGGCAGATTGATCTATTTTGCATGAATGCAATTGCTGAGTGCGAATCTGTAAATAGTCGAAGAGTGCCAATGTTGACCAAGTCATCAACTCAACGATCTAAATCATCATCGACGGTGTCAAATGCTTGTGTTCCTTCCTTACCACGCCCCAATTTTGCGTCTGCTTCACTTATGAAATCCTTAAATTATGTGCGCTCTCTTGTGGCACGGCATACACCAAAATTGTCTTTCCAACCTGTCATGCAAACTACAGCATCAACTTCTGCAAAACAATTACTTCCGACTCTATCTTCTTTGTTGACTAGATCATTTACTTCTCAATTAAGTCCGGAAGTTGTTAGTAGCAAAGATGCCCTTGAGATTAAAGAACCTTCTGGTCCATCTGCTTCCGCATTATCAAATATTGAAGAAGTTGATGGAGAAGGAAATAAGTATATATTTTCCGATGTACTTAAATGGCGATGGCCTGGGGAGGGAGAATACAGAATGTCTTGTTTAACAAAGGAAAG TTGTGGTGTTATGCGGTCTCAAGACATTCATACACATAGTTTTTTAGAAGTTGGTGCTGCAGGTCTTTTAGTGGGAGACATAGAGACCAAAATCAAGGACCATTCCTGGATGTATTCTGTAACTCACAACTTACGGGATACTGACCTGTTGTGGCCTTCAACAACTACAATGGCTACCAATTTTTCATCGTCTAATAGCCACTTGAAAGCAATAACAGCATTTAAGCGCATGAAACCAGGCCCTCACCAAGTTTG GGCCAATATACCAGTGAGCACATTTCATCCACGAGTTCGGCCCCTATTTCAATATAGACATTACAG TGAGCAGCAACCTTTAAAGTTAAGTCTTGCTGAAATTCATGAAGTCATAGCTGAAGTTTGCTCAGAATCCACTACATCAAATGCTAATACATTAATTGCAACGTCACAATCGAACCACATCAGTCAACCTGCTACAGATGTTGCTATTAGTGTTCTCATCAAGCTGGTTATAGACAT GTATATGTTGGATCCTGGGACTGCTACTCCTCTCGCTCTTTATATGCTGGAG GGTATGCTTGGCTCTCAAAGAGTGGCTTCTAGAGCTCGGgcttttgattttattttaaaccTTGGTGTCCACGCACAACTGTTGGAGCCTATGTTACTTGAAGACCCTCAATCATCTGAGGTGGTTAAACCTTTGCAAGAACCATATATAAACAATGAAGAACAGCCTGGAACACCAGGAAAGATGAATAATGAGTCTAGCATGCAGCAAAGGATTTTTTCAGCTGTTGATAATTTTGAGTCTTGGCTTTTGGTCATCCTATTTGAGATTCTTCGTCTTCTTGTTCAG ATTGATGAAAGGGAAGAAATTGTATGGGCATCTGCTCTGAGTTGTTTATTTTACTTTGTTTGTGATAAGGGACACATTTTAAGGAGGAGACTTGATGGTCTTGATATAAGGGTGAGAAACATTCTTCTTTATCCGCATTGTAATTCTGCTGGATGA
- the LOC135666607 gene encoding U3 snoRNP-associated protein-like YAOH isoform X2, translating into MKPRSRKRAIRPMVGKKKPRVSGGGGGGGGGDSFFESDTKQRGRRISKDDDLESMESDDDLADLDAGQEEEEGEGVPEETVDEKRVRVAKEHLERIRAIAKRVEEEEEEDEEEGRDEREGKRDSLVAEILQKEQLEESGRVRRYIASRVLSPEPADEFRLLVKHRQSVTAVALAEDDSRGFSASKDGVILHWDIESGKSEKYLWPSEDVLVSHYAKSLQNPARKRSKNVLALAVSSDGRYLASGGLDRHVHLWDTRTRQHLQAFHGHRGPISCLTFRQGTSQLFSGSFDRTIKLWNAEDRTHMDNLFGHQSEILTIDCLRRERLLTVGRDRTMRLWKVPEESQLVFRAPAASLECCCFINDNEFLSGSDDGSIELWSVTRKKPTHLIKNAHAPSLSSNDFSYKEDETIMSNGGNMAHLWVSSVAVCRGSDLAASGAANGVVCLWAVESDNKGIQPLFSYSLAGFINSLAFAKSARFLVAGVGQVMLSNSFFPIK; encoded by the exons ATGAAGCCGCGAAGCCGCAAGAGGGCCATCCGGCCGATGGTCGGCAAGAAGAAGCCCAGAGTatccggcggtggcggtggcggtggcggtggcgactCCTTCTTTGAATCCGATACCAAGCAGCGGGGACGAAGGATCAGCAAGGATGATGATTTAGAGAGCATGGAGAGCGACGACGACTTGGCCGACCTAGATGCTggacaagaggaggaagagggggaggGCGTCCCCGAGGAGACGGTGGACGAGAAGAGGGTTAGGGTTGCGAAGGAGCATTTGGAGAGAATCCGGGCTATAGCGAAGAGggtagaggaagaagaggaagaggacgaggaggaggggcGAGATGAGAGGGAGGGTAAAAGGGATTCTTTAGTGGCGGAGATTCTTCAAAAGGAGCAGCTCGAGGAGAGTGGTCGTGTCCGGCGATATATCGCGTCGAG GGTTTTAAGTCCAGAACCTGCTGATGAGTTCCGACTGTTAGTGAAGCACAGACAGTCTGTTACAGCTGTAGCTTTGGCGGAGGATGACTCAAGGGGGTTTTCAGCTTCCAAAGATGGGGTCATTCTGCACTGGGACATTGAGAGTGGGAAGTCTGAGAAGTACTTGTGGCCTAGTGAGGATGTATTGGTGTCACATTATGCAAAGTCCCTGCAGAATCCAGCTAggaagagaagcaagaatgtgttggCTTTGGCTGTCAGTTCTGATGGGCGATATTTGGCCAGTGGTGGGTTGGACCGCCATGTCCATTTATGGGACACTCGTACTCGGCAGCATCTCCAG GCATTTCATGGTCACCGAGGACCCATCTCATGCCTTACTTTTAGACAGGGGACTTCACAGCTTTTCTCTGGGTCTTTTGATAGAACAATTAAGCTCTGGAATGCTGAAGACAGAACTCATATGGACAATTTATTTGGTCATCAAAGTGAAATATTGACAATTGACTGCCTACGGAGAGAACGACTTTTGACTGTAGGGCGTGACAGGACCATGCGATTGTGGAAG GTACCTGAGGAATCACAGTTGGTCTTCCGTGCTCCTGCAGCATCCTTGGAATGCTGCTGCTTTATCAATGACAATGAGTTTTTATCTGGCTCGGATGATGGAAGCATTGAGCTTTGGAGTGTAACACGCAAAAAGCCTACACACTTGATTAAAAATGCACATGCTCCATCTTTATCTTCGAATGATTTTTCATATAAAGAGGATGAGACAATTATGTCTAACGGTGGCAATATGG CGCACTTGTGGGTTAGTTCTGTTGCTGTATGTAGAGGTAGTGATCTTGCTGCATCTGGAGCTGCTAATGGTGTAGTTTGTCTATGGGCTGTTGAAAGTGATAACAAAGGCATCCAACCATTATTTAGTTATTCTCTG GCTGGATTCATCAATTCACTTGCATTTGCAAAATCTGCACGCTTTCTTGTTGCTGGGGTTGGCCAGGTAATGCTATCTAATTCTTTTTTCCCTATTAAATAA
- the LOC135666607 gene encoding U3 snoRNP-associated protein-like YAOH isoform X1 produces the protein MKPRSRKRAIRPMVGKKKPRVSGGGGGGGGGDSFFESDTKQRGRRISKDDDLESMESDDDLADLDAGQEEEEGEGVPEETVDEKRVRVAKEHLERIRAIAKRVEEEEEEDEEEGRDEREGKRDSLVAEILQKEQLEESGRVRRYIASRVLSPEPADEFRLLVKHRQSVTAVALAEDDSRGFSASKDGVILHWDIESGKSEKYLWPSEDVLVSHYAKSLQNPARKRSKNVLALAVSSDGRYLASGGLDRHVHLWDTRTRQHLQAFHGHRGPISCLTFRQGTSQLFSGSFDRTIKLWNAEDRTHMDNLFGHQSEILTIDCLRRERLLTVGRDRTMRLWKVPEESQLVFRAPAASLECCCFINDNEFLSGSDDGSIELWSVTRKKPTHLIKNAHAPSLSSNDFSYKEDETIMSNGGNMENDRHGDANCSSAHLWVSSVAVCRGSDLAASGAANGVVCLWAVESDNKGIQPLFSYSLAGFINSLAFAKSARFLVAGVGQVMLSNSFFPIK, from the exons ATGAAGCCGCGAAGCCGCAAGAGGGCCATCCGGCCGATGGTCGGCAAGAAGAAGCCCAGAGTatccggcggtggcggtggcggtggcggtggcgactCCTTCTTTGAATCCGATACCAAGCAGCGGGGACGAAGGATCAGCAAGGATGATGATTTAGAGAGCATGGAGAGCGACGACGACTTGGCCGACCTAGATGCTggacaagaggaggaagagggggaggGCGTCCCCGAGGAGACGGTGGACGAGAAGAGGGTTAGGGTTGCGAAGGAGCATTTGGAGAGAATCCGGGCTATAGCGAAGAGggtagaggaagaagaggaagaggacgaggaggaggggcGAGATGAGAGGGAGGGTAAAAGGGATTCTTTAGTGGCGGAGATTCTTCAAAAGGAGCAGCTCGAGGAGAGTGGTCGTGTCCGGCGATATATCGCGTCGAG GGTTTTAAGTCCAGAACCTGCTGATGAGTTCCGACTGTTAGTGAAGCACAGACAGTCTGTTACAGCTGTAGCTTTGGCGGAGGATGACTCAAGGGGGTTTTCAGCTTCCAAAGATGGGGTCATTCTGCACTGGGACATTGAGAGTGGGAAGTCTGAGAAGTACTTGTGGCCTAGTGAGGATGTATTGGTGTCACATTATGCAAAGTCCCTGCAGAATCCAGCTAggaagagaagcaagaatgtgttggCTTTGGCTGTCAGTTCTGATGGGCGATATTTGGCCAGTGGTGGGTTGGACCGCCATGTCCATTTATGGGACACTCGTACTCGGCAGCATCTCCAG GCATTTCATGGTCACCGAGGACCCATCTCATGCCTTACTTTTAGACAGGGGACTTCACAGCTTTTCTCTGGGTCTTTTGATAGAACAATTAAGCTCTGGAATGCTGAAGACAGAACTCATATGGACAATTTATTTGGTCATCAAAGTGAAATATTGACAATTGACTGCCTACGGAGAGAACGACTTTTGACTGTAGGGCGTGACAGGACCATGCGATTGTGGAAG GTACCTGAGGAATCACAGTTGGTCTTCCGTGCTCCTGCAGCATCCTTGGAATGCTGCTGCTTTATCAATGACAATGAGTTTTTATCTGGCTCGGATGATGGAAGCATTGAGCTTTGGAGTGTAACACGCAAAAAGCCTACACACTTGATTAAAAATGCACATGCTCCATCTTTATCTTCGAATGATTTTTCATATAAAGAGGATGAGACAATTATGTCTAACGGTGGCAATATGG AAAATGATCGCCACGGAGATGCAAACTGTTCATCAGCGCACTTGTGGGTTAGTTCTGTTGCTGTATGTAGAGGTAGTGATCTTGCTGCATCTGGAGCTGCTAATGGTGTAGTTTGTCTATGGGCTGTTGAAAGTGATAACAAAGGCATCCAACCATTATTTAGTTATTCTCTG GCTGGATTCATCAATTCACTTGCATTTGCAAAATCTGCACGCTTTCTTGTTGCTGGGGTTGGCCAGGTAATGCTATCTAATTCTTTTTTCCCTATTAAATAA
- the LOC135666608 gene encoding protein DETOXIFICATION 41-like, translating to MREEEREDGAALLDVDESSRAAEEVLGAEPVPLRAVSRLAAWESRNLWRLSWASILVQLFNFMLSLVTQMFVGHLGKLDLAGASITNVGIQGLAYGIMLGMASAVQTVCGQAYGAKKYRALGIICQRALILHFAAAIILAFLYWYSGSLLRAIGQSESIAAVGQLYARGLLPQLVAFALYCPMQRFLQAQNIVNPMAYIAVAVLLFHVLISWLAVFVFRFGVLGAALTLSFSWWVLVLITWLFIIFNPACKDTWTGFSSQAFKGLWSYLKLTVASAIMLVLEIWYVQGFVLLTGYLKNPEVSLDAVSICVNYWNWDFMIMLGLSNAASVRVGNELGAAHPRVARLAVIVVVATSLGISVVISVLVLVLRTPLSKLYTSSTDVIQMVVQLTPLLAISIFLNGVQPILSGVAIGSGWQGIVAYVNVGAYYFIGLPIGCVLGFKTSLGAAGIWWGLIIGVFVQTLALVVLTARTNWNTEVDKAVERLKHNADEEVLAITNI from the exons ATGAGGGAGGAGGAGCGGGAGGATGGGGCGGCGCTGCTGGACGTCGACGAGTCGTCCAGGGCGGCGGAGGAGGTGCTGGGGGCGGAGCCGGTGCCGCTGCGGGCGGTGTCGCGGCTGGCGGCCTGGGAGTCGAGGAACCTGTGGCGGCTCTCGTGGGCGTCCATCCTGGTGCAGCTCTTCAACTTCATGCTCAGCCTCGTCACGCAGATGTTTGTGGGCCACCTCGGCAAGCTCGACCTCGCCGGTGCCTCCATCACCAACGTCGGGATCCAGGGACTCGCTTATGGGATCATG CTCGGGATGGCGAGTGCGGTGCAGACGGTGTGTGGCCAAGCCTACGGAGCCAAGAAGTACAGAGCCTTGGGCATCATCTGCCAAAGGGCCCTCATTCTCCACTTCGCCGCAGCCATCATTCTTGCCTTCCTCTACTGGTACTCGGGCTCGCTCCTCCGGGCGATCGGGCAGTCGGAGTCGATCGCGGCGGTAGGGCAGTTGTACGCGCGCGGCCTGCTGCCGCAGCTCGTAGCCTTCGCGCTCTACTGCCCCATGCAGAGGTTCCTGCAGGCGCAGAACATCGTGAACCCCATGGCCTACATCGCCGTCGCGGTGCTGCTGTTTCACGTCCTCATCTCTTGGTTGGCCGTCTTCGTGTTCCGATTCGGAGTCCTGGGGGCTGCCCTCACCTTGAGCTTCTCCTGGTGGGTGCTCGTGCTGATCACATGGCTCTTCATCATCTTCAATCCTGCTTGTAAGGACACTTGGACCGGATTCTCTTCCCAGGCTTTTAAAGGCCTTTGGTCCTATCTCAAACTCACTGTCGCCTCAGCCATCATGCTAGt CTTGGAGATTTGGTATGTACAAGGATTTGTCCTTCTGACGGGATACCTGAAAAATCCAGAAGTGTCACTTGATGCAGTTTCTATATG tgtcaactaCTGGAACTGGGACTTCATGATCATGCTGGGATTGAGCAACGCAGCCAG CGTTCGAGTTGGCAACGAGCTGGGCGCTGCCCACCCGAGGGTGGCGAGGCTcgccgtcatcgtcgtcgtcgcgaCGAGCCTCGGCATCAGCGTGGTGATCAGTGTGCTGGTCCTCGTGCTCCGCACTCCCTTGAGCAAGCTCTACACCAGCAGCACCGATGTGATCCAAATGGTGGTTCAGTTGACCCCATTACTTGCAATCTCTATTTTCTTGAATGGTGTTCAACCGATCCTCTCAG GAGTTGCTATCGGGAGTGGGTGGCAAGGCATCGTTGCATACGTGAACGTCGGGGCTTACTACTTCATCGGCCTCCCCATCGGATGCGTTCTCGGGTTCAAAACAAGCTTAGGAGCAGCT GGAATATGGTGGGGGCTGATAATTGGAGTCTTTGTGCAGACGCTGGCACTCGTAGTCTTGACAGCCAGGACAAACTGGAACACGGAG GTAGACAAGGCTGTGGAACGCTTGAAGCATAATGCAGATGAAGAAGTTCTTGCAATAACTAACATATAA
- the LOC135666603 gene encoding uncharacterized protein LOC135666603: MDASKGKPNSSRSSRLPHKAKKLSISVLVISLPLLYLSLLHIPPSNLLEDTTFWFLMSNSIIIIVAADSCIFSSSNEAGDLYDEFVKHGRERTAFLAKPSVETGDDDRKHKERESEVADDRSLVLHGRSVNQKLTPADTSVSVEEEMPRRSEEETLVLRQRSLPPVGKVEESMPLRRSVTEGEREEYCCGAEDDEYSHMSNEELNKRVEEFIRRFNREMRLQRRNE, from the coding sequence ATGGATGCTAGTAAAGGCAAGCCAAACTCCAGCAGAAGTAGTAGACTCCCTCACAAGGCCAAGAAGCTGTCCATCTCCGTTCTGGTcatctccctccctctcctctaCCTCTCTCTCCTCCACATCCCCCCCTCCAATCTCCTCGAGGACACCACCTTCTGGTTCCTCATGTCCAACTCCATCATAATCATCGTCGCAGCAGATTCTTGCATCTTCTCTTCGTCGAACGAGGCAGGCGATTTGTACGATGAGTTCGTGAAGCATGGCCGGGAAAGGACTGCGTTCCTCGCGAAGCCATCGGTGGAGACTGGTGACGACGACCGGAAGCACAAAGAGCGAGAGTCTGAGGTAGCAGATGACAGGAGTTTAGTGTTGCACGGGAGATCAGTGAACCAGAAGTTAACGCCTGCTGACACAAGCGTCAGCGTGGAGGAGGAAATGCCGCGAAGAAGCGAGGAGGAAACTTTGGTTTTGCGTCAGAGGTCGCTTCCTCCGGTAGGCAAGGTGGAGGAGAGCATGCCACTCCGGCGCTCGGTGACTGAGGGGGAGAGAGAAGAGTACTGCTGCGGGGCGGAGGACGATGAGTACTCGCACATGTCGAACGAGGAGCTCAACAAGAGGGTGGAAGAGTTCATAAGAAGATTCAACAGGGAGATGAGGCTTCAGAGGAGGAACGAATGA